One window of the Chryseobacterium sp. CY350 genome contains the following:
- a CDS encoding DUF4403 family protein, protein MKLFNILSLFLSLGIFAQSNTTSGDPIYSFPKIKSSITMPVTIPLSEISNMINTSVKDLIFQDDSYSDNDNDQFKVKVWKTRAIRLVGDANQNILIEVPLKIWAEKGIGTLGIYSYQETTFETVMYFKTALSFKNNWTVNTFTQPMGFKWVKKPVLTFGKIQIPITSLVEKSLKEQQYNFCKTIDKQMASQLNFQQYAVLAWNAFSQPFNISEEYNTWLKITPINVNITPLKFYGNEIDTNIGIDIFSETYTGTKPEAAQPAKAVMNFNFIPLLADQFILQTTANIPFSEATNIAKKTFLNKEFDVRDSKVTITDIKVYAEDKRIMIEAETKGYVNGTAFISGIPVYDETKRKIVLSDTKFKLRTANILQKLATSLFKGKIVKMIEDEYGIPTVELENSSKKSIEEAFNKEYYKGLKMTGKVSKLKPNQILLNDSGITAVIDTNANLRFTLKGF, encoded by the coding sequence GTGAAGTTATTCAACATATTATCTTTATTTCTTTCTCTTGGAATTTTTGCACAGAGCAACACAACTTCCGGCGATCCCATCTACAGTTTCCCGAAAATAAAATCGAGTATTACAATGCCGGTGACGATCCCGCTGTCGGAGATTAGCAATATGATCAATACTTCGGTAAAAGATCTGATTTTTCAGGACGATTCTTACAGTGACAACGACAATGATCAGTTTAAAGTAAAAGTCTGGAAAACCCGAGCAATAAGACTTGTAGGAGATGCCAACCAAAATATTTTAATTGAAGTTCCTTTGAAGATCTGGGCAGAAAAAGGAATAGGAACGTTAGGCATTTATTCTTATCAGGAAACTACTTTCGAAACGGTGATGTACTTTAAAACTGCTTTAAGTTTTAAAAATAACTGGACGGTGAACACATTTACTCAACCGATGGGTTTCAAATGGGTAAAAAAACCTGTACTTACTTTTGGGAAAATTCAGATCCCCATCACTTCTTTGGTCGAAAAAAGCCTGAAAGAACAACAATATAATTTTTGCAAAACTATTGACAAACAAATGGCTTCACAGCTAAACTTTCAGCAATATGCAGTTTTAGCTTGGAATGCTTTTTCGCAGCCTTTCAACATTTCTGAAGAATATAATACGTGGTTGAAAATCACACCGATCAACGTAAATATCACTCCATTAAAGTTTTATGGTAACGAAATAGACACCAACATAGGCATTGATATTTTCTCTGAAACTTATACCGGTACAAAACCCGAAGCGGCACAACCTGCAAAAGCGGTTATGAATTTTAATTTCATTCCACTTTTAGCAGACCAGTTTATATTGCAGACCACGGCTAATATTCCGTTTTCTGAAGCAACAAATATTGCGAAAAAAACTTTTCTCAATAAAGAATTTGATGTTAGAGATTCAAAAGTGACAATTACCGACATTAAAGTGTACGCAGAAGATAAAAGAATCATGATCGAAGCTGAAACAAAAGGTTATGTGAACGGTACAGCATTTATTTCCGGCATTCCTGTTTACGACGAAACAAAAAGAAAAATAGTGCTTTCGGACACAAAGTTTAAGCTTAGAACGGCCAATATTCTTCAGAAATTGGCAACCTCTCTTTTTAAAGGAAAGATTGTAAAAATGATCGAAGATGAATACGGAATTCCTACTGTTGAACTGGAGAATTCATCTAAGAAAAGTATTGAAGAAGCTTTTAATAAAGAGTATTACAAAGGTTTGAAAATGACCGGTAAAGTCTCGAAGCTGAAACCAAATCAAATATTACTGAACGATTCCGGAATTACTGCAGTAATTGACACCAATGCGAATTTAAGATTCACTTTAAAAGGATTTTAA
- a CDS encoding RDD family protein, whose product MRKYLQIIDRNRATKWTRVGNNVIDRIVFNLLFFAIGLLGGIVDSIFEMYYFTKYFEQLANLGKVADIFITSILFFFYIFILEYLTKGRSIGKFATGTKVIMIDGTAPTAKDYFIRNICRLVPFDALSFLGENGWHDSWSDTRVINTKNYEAEKQVKIDIENLGSKEIA is encoded by the coding sequence ATGAGAAAATATTTACAGATTATTGACAGAAACAGAGCTACAAAATGGACGAGGGTGGGAAACAATGTTATCGACAGGATTGTTTTTAATTTACTCTTTTTTGCAATTGGTCTCCTAGGAGGAATTGTAGACAGTATTTTTGAAATGTATTACTTCACCAAATATTTTGAACAATTAGCAAATCTGGGAAAAGTTGCTGATATTTTTATTACAAGCATTTTGTTTTTCTTTTACATCTTTATACTTGAATATCTTACCAAAGGAAGAAGTATAGGCAAATTCGCGACGGGAACAAAAGTAATTATGATAGACGGAACAGCACCAACTGCAAAAGATTATTTTATCAGGAATATTTGTAGGCTTGTGCCATTTGATGCATTATCATTTTTGGGTGAAAACGGTTGGCACGACAGCTGGAGCGACACACGAGTAATCAATACAAAAAACTATGAAGCTGAAAAACAGGTTAAAATCGATATCGAAAATCTTGGTAGTAAAGAAATCGCGTAA
- a CDS encoding glycine zipper domain-containing protein gives MKNIVLTGFLSIMVLAACKKDDQVAEKSLEQQKIEFQARQLEIEKQKLAIEKERFAYETQKRTDSIAEVQKAKETAAAAKPQVIRETRTVYRDNPSSSNNSVASNSGGSSQGTTAKKKGISEAAKGTAIGVVSGAALGALVNKKNRGGGAVVGGIIGGATGYTLGRSQDRKSGRVQPR, from the coding sequence ATGAAAAATATAGTTTTAACAGGTTTTTTGTCAATCATGGTATTGGCCGCCTGTAAGAAAGATGATCAGGTCGCCGAAAAGTCACTCGAACAGCAAAAGATAGAATTTCAGGCTAGACAACTTGAAATAGAAAAGCAAAAACTGGCAATCGAAAAAGAAAGATTTGCTTACGAAACTCAGAAAAGAACAGACAGTATCGCAGAAGTTCAAAAAGCAAAAGAAACTGCAGCTGCTGCTAAACCTCAAGTAATAAGAGAAACAAGAACGGTATATAGAGATAATCCTTCGTCATCAAACAACAGTGTTGCAAGTAACAGCGGAGGATCATCACAAGGTACAACTGCCAAGAAAAAAGGTATCAGTGAAGCCGCAAAAGGCACTGCCATTGGTGTAGTGAGTGGTGCTGCATTAGGTGCTCTTGTTAATAAGAAAAACCGTGGTGGTGGTGCAGTAGTTGGTGGTATTATTGGTGGTGCAACCGGTTATACATTAGGTAGATCTCAGGATAGAAAGAGCGGAAGAGTACAGCCGAGATAA
- a CDS encoding LIC_10190 family membrane protein, with protein sequence MLFILFSMIVVIPVLIGWGKFFEIITKTQLLEGISGKIIFGIFGISMIWTVSAFFVPLNIYVEASTILIGLLYFFREKLYLELYSFSSKDYIVIGIGLLIILFCGSFYPYILDHFGYYVPSLLWLKDYGLVKGISNLDLVLGQMSIWHIFQAGFSNFTDPFLRINTVLLLVYLLYIIEKRSWIQLCFLPILLLFSQSPSPDLPVIIFSLITLQEILANNRKTAILFAFSVFVFAIKPTMIWLPILAFLYSIFIIKSPLKKLTAGIVIFVLFCVKNIWTFGYPFFPISIIDLGLSWKPSQELLKASSEFAILKTFDNQYSYQQIQQFSTFDYIKNWLLLDGIKSVINILFILSLLVFIIFTFIKKNKIITCICISLVIKSTFVLLFSAQYRFFIDVFFVIIFVMFLKYFNERKSLILSICLNLVIIGFMIFPSIAAQLIPSYRMSSMMGKFEFKQLYKPSSYNYKTYHSYEVGNLKFNVSKKYPFNFDTPVPAISESFVFDYQKAGVFPQMIDKKDLKKGFYTKKMSVKEQNKVKKITENITNSYK encoded by the coding sequence ATGCTTTTTATTTTATTTTCAATGATCGTGGTTATTCCTGTCCTGATTGGCTGGGGAAAATTCTTTGAGATCATTACCAAAACACAGCTACTTGAAGGAATCTCCGGAAAAATAATCTTCGGTATTTTCGGGATCAGTATGATTTGGACAGTTTCAGCATTTTTTGTTCCCCTGAATATATATGTCGAGGCTTCTACAATATTGATCGGTTTGCTCTATTTTTTTAGGGAGAAATTATATCTTGAATTATACAGTTTCTCATCAAAAGATTACATAGTCATAGGAATAGGTTTATTGATAATTTTATTTTGTGGCTCATTTTATCCTTACATTTTAGATCATTTTGGATATTATGTTCCAAGTTTATTATGGCTGAAAGACTACGGCTTGGTAAAAGGAATATCAAATCTCGATCTTGTACTGGGTCAGATGTCGATATGGCATATTTTTCAGGCAGGATTTTCAAATTTCACTGATCCTTTTTTAAGAATAAACACGGTTTTACTTCTCGTATATTTACTTTACATTATTGAAAAAAGAAGCTGGATTCAATTATGTTTCCTTCCCATTTTACTGCTTTTTTCGCAATCTCCAAGTCCCGATTTGCCTGTTATTATTTTTTCATTAATTACTTTACAAGAAATTCTTGCCAACAACAGAAAAACAGCAATACTTTTTGCTTTTTCAGTTTTTGTTTTTGCAATTAAACCAACAATGATCTGGTTGCCGATTCTCGCCTTCCTCTACTCTATTTTCATTATTAAATCTCCATTAAAAAAACTGACTGCCGGAATTGTGATTTTCGTTTTATTTTGTGTGAAAAATATCTGGACTTTTGGATATCCTTTTTTTCCTATTTCAATTATTGATCTGGGACTTAGCTGGAAGCCCAGTCAAGAATTATTAAAGGCGTCATCTGAATTTGCCATTCTGAAAACCTTCGACAACCAATACTCATATCAACAAATTCAGCAGTTTTCTACATTTGATTATATTAAAAACTGGCTTCTTTTAGATGGAATTAAATCTGTGATCAATATCTTGTTTATATTGAGTTTATTGGTTTTCATCATATTTACTTTCATCAAAAAAAACAAAATCATTACTTGTATCTGCATCTCGCTGGTAATAAAAAGCACTTTTGTTTTGCTGTTTTCTGCACAATACAGATTTTTTATTGATGTGTTTTTTGTGATCATTTTTGTGATGTTTCTAAAATATTTTAATGAAAGAAAATCATTAATTCTCTCTATTTGTTTAAATCTCGTAATTATCGGTTTTATGATTTTCCCTTCGATTGCCGCACAGTTGATTCCTAGTTACAGAATGTCGTCAATGATGGGAAAATTTGAATTTAAACAACTTTACAAACCGTCCTCTTACAATTACAAAACATATCATTCTTACGAAGTTGGTAACTTGAAATTTAATGTTTCTAAAAAATATCCTTTTAATTTCGATACACCTGTTCCTGCAATTTCTGAAAGTTTCGTTTTTGACTATCAGAAAGCCGGAGTTTTTCCTCAGATGATTGATAAAAAAGACCTTAAAAAAGGCTTCTATACAAAGAAAATGTCTGTAAAAGAACAAAATAAGGTTAAAAAAATCACAGAGAACATCACAAATTCATATAAATAG
- the aroC gene encoding chorismate synthase: MFNTLGNLLSLTTFGESHGLAYGGIINNFPAGLEIDLEKIQHELDRRKPGQSAIVTQRKESDTVKFLSGIFDGKTTGTPIGFMIENENQKSKDYDHISQYYRPSHADFTYDQKFGIRDYRGGGKSSARETINWVVAGALAKQLLSDIEINAYVSSVGDIFCEKPYQALDFSKTESNDVRCPDAETAEKMISKIKEIKKEGNTIGGTITCVIKNVPVGIGEPVFSKLQAELAKAMLNINACKGFEYGSGFCGAKMTGSEHNDAFNTDFSTKSNLSGGIQGGISNGMDIYFRVAFKPVATILRPQESVDKTGNAVTVEGKGRHDPCVVPRAVPVVESLAAFVLADLFLINKTRNLNQF; encoded by the coding sequence ATGTTCAATACTTTAGGTAATCTGCTCAGCCTTACAACTTTCGGTGAAAGTCATGGTCTGGCTTACGGCGGAATCATCAATAATTTTCCGGCTGGCCTGGAAATCGATCTGGAAAAAATTCAACACGAGCTTGACCGTAGAAAACCTGGTCAGTCAGCAATTGTGACTCAACGGAAAGAAAGCGATACAGTGAAATTTCTGTCAGGAATTTTTGATGGTAAAACAACGGGAACGCCGATTGGTTTTATGATTGAAAATGAAAATCAGAAATCGAAAGATTATGATCACATTTCACAATATTACCGTCCCAGTCATGCAGATTTCACATATGATCAGAAATTTGGGATTCGCGATTATCGTGGTGGTGGAAAATCTTCTGCACGTGAAACGATCAATTGGGTAGTTGCCGGAGCTTTAGCAAAGCAACTTTTATCAGATATTGAGATCAATGCATATGTTTCGTCTGTAGGCGATATTTTCTGTGAAAAACCTTACCAAGCCTTAGATTTTTCTAAAACCGAAAGCAATGATGTTCGTTGTCCGGATGCGGAAACTGCCGAAAAAATGATTTCAAAAATCAAAGAAATTAAAAAAGAAGGCAATACCATTGGCGGAACAATTACCTGCGTCATTAAGAATGTTCCCGTGGGAATTGGTGAACCTGTTTTTTCTAAATTGCAGGCAGAATTGGCAAAAGCAATGCTTAACATCAATGCGTGCAAAGGTTTTGAATACGGAAGCGGTTTCTGTGGCGCAAAAATGACAGGAAGCGAGCACAATGATGCTTTTAATACAGATTTTTCTACTAAATCTAATCTTTCAGGTGGAATTCAGGGTGGAATTTCAAACGGAATGGATATTTATTTTCGTGTTGCTTTCAAGCCTGTAGCAACCATTTTGAGACCTCAGGAAAGTGTAGACAAAACCGGAAACGCTGTTACGGTAGAAGGAAAAGGCAGACATGATCCTTGCGTGGTTCCGAGAGCGGTACCCGTTGTGGAAAGTTTAGCTGCTTTTGTGTTGGCCGATCTTTTTCTGATCAATAAAACAAGAAATTTAAATCAATTTTAA